From Sceloporus undulatus isolate JIND9_A2432 ecotype Alabama chromosome 6, SceUnd_v1.1, whole genome shotgun sequence, one genomic window encodes:
- the CAPG gene encoding macrophage-capping protein, whose amino-acid sequence MYTAIPKSGSPFNASVKEPGLHIWRVEKMKPVSVPAEMKGIFYTGDSYLILHNGDDDHSSVHIWIGQNSSRDEQGACALLSTHLNSFLKEKPIQYREVQGNESDIFMEYFPHGIKYQEGGVESAFNRTQASQEHSPIQKLYQVKGKKNIRATERELSWASFNTGDCFILDLGETIFTWCGAKSNILERNKARDLAAAIRDSERKGKARVEIIADGEEPTEMITVLGPRPPLKEGSPEEDAVADRKNAVAAVLYKVSDMTGKMSLTKVSESSPFHQDQLITDDCFILDNGQCGKIYVWKGLRANEQEQQAALKVAENFISQMEYPLNTQVEILPQGRESPLFKQFFVNWK is encoded by the exons ATGTACACAGCAATTCCTAAAAg TGGCTCTCCCTTCAATGCTTCAGTAAAAGAGCCAGGCCTGCACATCTGGCGAGTGGAAAAGATGAAGCCGGTGTCTGTTCCAGCAGAAATGAAAGGCATATTCTATACTGGGGATTCATACCTGATTCTCCACAATGGAGATGATGATCATTCCAGTGTACACATCTGGATTG gCCAGAACTCCTCCCGGGATGAACAGGGAGCATGTGCCCTACTCTCCACCCATCTTAACTCCTTCCTTAAAGAAAAACCTATCCAGTACCGGGAAGTGCAAGGCAATGAGTCAGATATTTTTATGGAGTACTTCCCTCATGGCATCAAATATCAG GAAGGTGGTGTAGAATCTGCCTTTAACAGGACCCAGGCCAGTCAAGAACACAGTCCCATCCAGAAACTCTACCAAGTGAAAGGGAAGAAGAATATCCGAGCCACTGAAAGGGAGCTTAGCTGGGCTAGTTTTAACACTGGCGATTGCTTCATCCTGGACCTGGGAGAG ACCATCTTTACATGGTGTGGGGCAAAATCCAACATTCTGGAGCGCAACAAAGCCCGCGATTTGGCAGCTGCGATTCGGGACAGTGAGAGGAAGGGGAAAGCCAGAGTGGAGATCATTGCAGATGGTGAAGAGCCAACTGAGATGATAACG GTGCTGGGCCCTAGGCCTCCTCTGAAAGAGGGCAGTCCTGAAGAAGATGCTGTTGCTGATCGGAAGAATGCAGTGGCAGCTGTCCTGTACAAG gTCTCAGATATGACTGGGAAAATGAGCCTGACAAAGGTGTCTGAGTCTAGTCCGTTCCACCAGGACCAGCTCATCACAGATGACTGTTTCATCTTGGACAATGGGCAGTGTGGCAAAATCTATGTTTGGAAAG GCCTCAGAGCCAATGAACAGGAACAGCAGGCTGCTCTGAAGGTGGCAGAAAACTTCATCTCCCAAATGGAGTATCCACTGAACACACAG GTGGAAATCTTACCCCAAGGCCGTGAAAGTCCTCTCTTCAAGCAATTCTTTGTAAACTGGAAGTGA